In Brachyhypopomus gauderio isolate BG-103 chromosome 2, BGAUD_0.2, whole genome shotgun sequence, the DNA window GGTCCTTCGCAAACAAGACCGTGTCCAAGAGGTGTGTGATCACCTCTGCGTACATGGGCAATCATTTTTTTTACGAGGGAACACAAGGTGCGTGCAGGTGTAAAATAATGTGATTTACAAGGGCTCTACTCAAATTACTCAGCTGACtccagaggaggaagagaagaggcgtgtcaggagagagagaaataaattaGCCGCTGCCAAGTGCCGAAACCGACGGCGCGAACTTACAGACAGACTCCAGTCGGTGAGAACTTCCTATTACATACTTCTTCTCTCACATCCTACCATGTACCACATGCATATTACCCAATACTATACTTCAGATTTAAATGATGATGGACACATAAGCATTACTGTGGGCAATAGTAAGATTTATGGGTAATTATGGATTTGGGACTTTTACAGACATATGCTAATGTATTTAGTAACAAGATCATTAGTGTAAATACCTATTGCAGCCATGGTAACAGGCCACACTGTCTGACTTGCTGATACGTTgcaacccccaaccccccgcctgcctcacacacacacacacacacaccaggagacGGACATCCTGGAAGAGGAGAAGGCTGAGCTGGAGGCAGAGATCTCCGAGCTGCAGAAGGAGAAGGAACGCCTGGAGTTCGTGCTCATCGCGCACCAGCCGGGCTGCAAGATCCCCTACCAGGAGGAGGCGCCCCTGCAGCAGCAGGCGTCGGCCCCCTCCGTGGCCGTGGTGGGCCTGACTGTGAAGGAGGACACTTTTTACCTACCTCCGGCCTACTCATCCCACCACCACCTGCCTGGTCCCTCCCAACCACCGCAGTCACAGCCGCCCTCCGCCCAGCAGCCGCAACAGGGGATGATGCAGGAGGTAGCCTTTTCTAGTTCTTTCTATGGGCAGAGCCAGCCGGCGCCGGGCGGCCCGTGCCTTGTCGCCGACGGCGGCGGTAACCCTGACGCCGGCAGCTACAACCCCTCATACACATCTTCATTTGTGTTCACCTACCCAGAGGGAGCCTGTGGGCCCAGCGCTAACCAGCGAACCAGCAGCAGTGAGCAATCCTCTGACTCCCTGAACTCGCCCTCACTTCTCGCGCTCTAAgagcccctccctctttctgcccagacacgcccacacacaagtacacgcataggcacccacacacacaagtgcacacgGACACACCGTGTAGTCACTCGCATAGGTTGATTGCTTACGTTACACACGCGCGTGGTCTGTCAGACATGTCCGGTGTACATTCACTTCTGTTAGCACCTTTTTGTCTTTTACTTTGGTCTTCAGACATCATTGAGCCATATTTATTCAAGAAATCTGTGGTGAATTCAAATTTTTGGATTTCAATATTGTGATTGGAAAACATCATATACCTCAACAAATCACAAGTTCTGCTTTAGTATGTAAAATTTGGTCCTGAAATATTTAATCAAACTATTCGTTTTTGATCAATTCAGCCATGATATCAAAATAAGTATCAAAGTGAGTATGAAAGTCATCACAGTcaagagccacacacacacacacacagtcacacatataGAAGACACTTAATCATGCAAGCTCTTAGGTACACTCGTTCCtccccctgctctctctctctttctctctctgtgctccTGCTCACATTGGTGTTCCATCTCCTATTTTTTCTCCATGCCGATCGTCTGCAGAGTTTATTTGTCTAAGCTGAAAAGGAGCCAAAAGAACTTTTGTGGCTTCCATGTTGGTTTTGGTTTTTTGGGCCAGACTGCACTCCTCCCACCCTCCTTGCTCTCATCACATCATCCTCTTCCTGCTTCTTCTTTGCCGTTACGCTGGGACTCTGAAAATAAGGGATGCGCCTGCCCTCTCTCGTAATCAGTCAGTCGATCAATCTACCTATCTCGAtctatctctctttttcttGTCTCCTTCATCGTCCATCTGCCCATctgtttctcctctcttctgtctctaTGTTCTTCTGGTTCTCTGTGAAGTCTTCAGCCCCTGAGAGCCCATTGGACCCTGAAAGCCCATGGAACCTTGACTGATCCGCCGGACCCGCCCCAGCTCCAcatcccccctctcccccccagcATGGAGCAGCCTGCTGCACTGCACTGAGGAACCGCAGAGTTTTTCTAGGAGCAGATCTTTTGAAACAgcttaaaaaacaacaacaacagctacagcacacaACTCAAATGGCAGCAGAATGGTTTCTTTTTACTTCCTTATCCCTGGGGATTTGGTTGGAGTGCTAAGAAAATGTAGGGGACAGACTGATGTAGAGGAGGAGCCTGAAATATTTCCGGCCCGTAGAGGAGCTCGTAGAGCTGGGCATTGTACATGGCTGTGCTCTTTGACATCCAGAGGCCTCTGAGATGAGGAAACAATGCAAAAAAGGGAAAAACCCATGTAGTGGTCTTCTCCCCTGAGATAAGCTTCACCGTGCAGTCCTCCACCTCAGAATGTACCCTGTCTAGTTCCCTGTGCCATTTTTTACCTGTAATTTGtccttgtgtttttcagataaTGTTTGTACAACATTATGCCACACCCCCTTTACTCAAGTTTTCTGTGGTTTTCAAGCTGTTTCTGTAATAGTATTAGCTTTGACCCAAAAGTGGCTTAACTGAAGGTTAAACACAAAGGCGACCCTTATTGTGGGTGACAGGTTTTGTCAGTCAGTATTTGCTAGCTAGGTCTGAGGAACATTGTAGTGGGAAAAAAAATCAACCTCTTAGCAT includes these proteins:
- the fosb gene encoding protein FosB isoform X2, translating into MQLFWKETKGILSESSSKSCYGDIPFSPGKVGFSASHGFAGEMFQGFPGDPDTGSRGSSSPSVESQYLSSVDSFGSPPTTSAPQECASAPGGVGAGGGVTTTGTGVEMPGSFVPTVTAITTSQDLQWMVQPTLISSVAPGQSCTGPGSMTQTMSLDPYDLPGPSFSSGSGFTPPSSDTPGPVRQSRSRRRTRDESLTPEEEEKRRVRRERNKLAAAKCRNRRRELTDRLQSETDILEEEKAELEAEISELQKEKERLEFVLIAHQPGCKIPYQEEAPLQQQASAPSVAVVGLTVKEDTFYLPPAYSSHHHLPGPSQPPQSQPPSAQQPQQGMMQEVAFSSSFYGQSQPAPGGPCLVADGGGNPDAGSYNPSYTSSFVFTYPEGACGPSANQRTSSIFSP
- the fosb gene encoding protein FosB isoform X1 translates to MQLFWKETKGILSESSSKSCYGDIPFSPGKVGFSASHGFAGEMFQGFPGDPDTGSRGSSSPSVESQYLSSVDSFGSPPTTSAPQECASAPGGVGAGGGVTTTGTGVEMPGSFVPTVTAITTSQDLQWMVQPTLISSVAPGQSCTGPGSMTQTMSLDPYDLPGPSFSSGSGFTPPSSDTPGPVRQSRSRRRTRDESLTPEEEEKRRVRRERNKLAAAKCRNRRRELTDRLQSETDILEEEKAELEAEISELQKEKERLEFVLIAHQPGCKIPYQEEAPLQQQASAPSVAVVGLTVKEDTFYLPPAYSSHHHLPGPSQPPQSQPPSAQQPQQGMMQEVAFSSSFYGQSQPAPGGPCLVADGGGNPDAGSYNPSYTSSFVFTYPEGACGPSANQRTSSSEQSSDSLNSPSLLAL